Genomic segment of Agrobacterium larrymoorei:
GCAAAAGCCAGAGGATGACGACGAAAAGCACGCTGACATGGACGATGAGGCGCGGCAGGCCGATGCGGCGGATGCGGGTCATTAAGCTCATATCAACGGCCCTCCATCTCGCGGTTTGCCTGGCGAATGTTCCAGATCATGATCGGCGTAACGGCGGCCATGATGATGAGCGCGATAACCGCACTTCGCCCGCTATCCCCGCCGCCACGGAACATCCAGTCGAACATCAGGTTCGCCAGAACCATGGTGTTCCACTGGCCGTTGGTCATGGTCAGCACGATATCGAAGACCTTCAGAACCAGAATGGTGATCGTCGTCCAGACCACGGCGATGGTGCCCCAGATTTGCGGAACGAGGATTTTCCAGAAAATCTGCCAGCCATTGGCGCCATCGATGACGGCGGCTTCAACCGTCTCTTCCGGTATGCCGCGAAGCGCCGCAGACAGGATGACCATGGCAAAGCCTGTCTGGATCCAGATGAGGATGACCATGAGGAAGAAGTTGTTCCAGAAAGGCATCGAAATCCACACCTGCGGCGTGCCGCCGAAGAATTCCACCAACGCGTTCAGAAGACCGATCTGCGTCTGCCCCTCGCCGCGATATTCATAAATGAACTTCCAGATGACCGACGCGCCGACGAACGAGATCGCCATCGGCATGAAGACGATGGATTTGGCGATATTGCCCCACCAGATACGGTCGGTCATGACCGCGATGACGAGGCCGAGGAAGGTGCATGCGGCGGGCACGACGGCGAGCCAGAGGATGTTGTTGAAGATCGATTGACGGAAACCGGCATCATATAAGGCCCAGCGGTAATTGGCGAGGCCGACGGGGTTCGTGCCGGTTCGGTCATAGAAGGAGAGGATGAAGGTCGCGATGACCGGATAGACCAGATAGACGGCAAGCAGCAGCAGTGCCGGGCCGACGAACAACCACGGGCGCACGGCGGCGCGCTTGTTGAGATTGCGCGACGCATGAATGACATCGCCATCCCTGACGGGAAAAATGAACTGAAGAGCCTTATCCGACAGCCAGTAATATGCGGCGCAGGCAAAGACGCCGACGATGACGACGCCCAGTGCAGACACGATCTGAGTGATCATCACTCCCTCCCCGATCTTTCTTTATCTTCCGGCACTATTCCCCGCCGGTCATGTCGAAGGAAATGCCCGGCAACCTGAATTGCCGGGCCAGATCAAAGAGTTATTTCAGGCCGTCCCAGGCCTTCTGGATATCGTTCGCAACCTGATCGGCAGATTTGCCGCCCACGAAATCGACCATGCCCGTCCAGAATGCACCGGCGCCGATCTTGCCCGGCATGAGGTCCGAACCGTCGAAGCCGAAGGTGGTGGCGGTGGTGAGGATTTCACCCTGACGCTTCATCTGCTCGTTGGCGTAGGTATCCGTATTCACACCCTTGTAAGGCGTGAGGAAGCTGGACTGCGCCATCCAGACTTCATGCGCAATCGGCGTCTTCAGGAATTCGACGAAAGCCTTGGCAGCAGGCGAATCCTTGGTGATGGTGACGAGCGTTCCGGCACCGAGAACGGGCTTTCCGAGATCGGGCTTGGAGGCGTAGGTCGGCATGTAGAAGAAATCGACATCCGTGCCGACCTTGGTGCCTTCCGGGAAGAAGGACGGAACGAAGGATGCCTGATGGTGCAGGTAGCACTTCGGCGGAATGTCGAAGAGGCCCTTCGGGCTATCGCGGAAGTCGGTGGAGGCAACCGCGGCCACGCCGCCACTCACATATTTGTCGTTCTTGGCAAATTTGCCGAATTCATCGATAGCCGCAACAACGCGCGGATCGTTGAACTTCACCTCGTTCGTCGTCCATTTCTGGTAGATGTCGAGCGGCTGGGTGCGCAGCATGATGTCTTCCACCCAGTCTGTCGCAGGCCAGCCCGTGGCGCCGCCTGAACCGAGACCGATACACCAAGGCGTGCCGCCATCAGCCACGATCTGATCGGAAAGCTTGATCAGGTCTTCCATGGTTTCCGGCACTTTGTAACCGGCTTCCTCGAAGTTTTCCGGCACGTACCAGACCAGCGACTTCACGTCGGCCTTGAACGGGAATGCGAAGTAGGCCTTGTTGCCATCCTTGTTCTTATAGGAACCGAGATCGACCCAGGACTGACCGGCACCGTAATTGTCCTTCACCCAATTGGCGGTCTCATCGCCCAGCGGAACCAGAAGTCCCTTGGCCGCGAGATCGGCAAGAAGGCCCGGCTGCGGCAGGATCGCGACATTCGGCGGAGAGCCTGCCTGCGTGTCGATAACGATCTGCTGCTCGTAATTTTCAGAGGAGGAATAGCGGACATTGACGCCGGTCGCGTCACCGAAATAGGCGAGAACCGTCTGGAACAGCGCCTCGTCCTCACCGCGCCATGGCCCGAAGATGGTCAGGGTCTGGCCTTTCAGGCTGGCATTGGCCGTCTTGAAGTCTTCATAGCTCTTCCAGTTGAATTTGCTGTCTTCACCCGGCTTGAATTTCAGCTCTGCTGCGAATGAACCGCCCGCAAGGAGCGTGGCAATAGCGACTGTCGTCAAGAATGTCTTTTTCATGTGATCTACCTCCCACCACAGAACAAGGCTTGGCCTTTGCAATTTCATAATTCAAAGCGCTTTGGCTGGCTATTCATCTCATTGAGGATCAAAGAGAGTCAAGTGCCTTCATCAACTACAACCGAATCTGCTTTGTTCCGCGTTGCAAAACAAATTATTTGCACTGCAGCGAGCATTTTCAGATTGTGGCGCTGATGGACAATTGATAGCGTTCAAAGCGGTTTGGGAACGGTGGAGGAGCCGTTTCGATCTCAGACGATATTCAGAATGACATTGGGAGGAGGCTGCGACGTGAATCTGAAGCAATTATCGCAGTTACTCGGCATTTCGCAGACGACCATCAGCCGTGCCCTGAACGGCTATCCGGAAGTGAACGCGGAAACACGAAAGAAGATCATCGAAGCCGCGCAACGCACCGGCTATCGCCCCAATGCTGCCGCCCAGCGGCTTGCGACCGGCAAGGTCGGCTCCATCGGCCTCGTCATGCCGACCGGCCCTGAACATCAATCGGATGTACATTTCGGAGAGTTCTTGAGCGGGCTTGGCGAGGTTTCGGCACGCGAGGGCTTCCATCTGGTGATCATGCCCACCGACCCCAAGGACGAGGAGAGCGCGCTCAAAGAACTGGCCGCAAGCGGGCGCGTGGACGGCATTTATCTTGCCTATATGAAGAAAAACGACAGCCGCATCGCGATGATGAAGAGCCTGTCCATTCCCTTCATGGTGCATGGCCGCTCCTGGGGCGTGGAGCCGGATTACCCCTTTCTCGATGTGGACAATGAAGGCGCGTTTCACGATGCCGCGTCGCTGTTGCTACAGCTTGGCCATCAGAACATCGCGCTTTTAAACGGACCGGAGGGCTACGACTTCACCTTCAGGCGCTATCGCGGCGTGGAATCGGCACTCGCCGAACAGGGCCATTCGCTCGATCCAGACAATGTCAGCCACAGTGTGATGACGGATGAGGCCGGGTTCCTCACGATGGAGCGGCTGCTCGACCAGCCAAAGAAGCCGACCGCCGTGCTTTGCGCCTCGACTGCATTGGCACTGGGGGCGATACGCTCACTCAACCAGCGGGGCCTGAGGCCCGGTCGCGATATTTCGCTGATTGCCCATGACGACGTTTTGCCGCTGCTCAAGCCCGTGAATTTTTCCGTGCCGCTGACGACGACGCGGTCATCGCTGCGGGCAGCGGGATTGCGCGTCGCCGAACGGTTGATCGCGCAGATCAAGACCGGGCAGACGGACCCTTTTCAGGAATTGTGGAACGCCGAACTCGTGGTGCGCGCATCGACCGGCCCCGCACCACGCTGATCTTCAGAACTTTGGCGCGGTTTTACCCTGAGCGCGATAAGCCGCGATCACCGTATTAGCCATCAACATCGCAATCGTCATGGGGCCGACACCGCCGGGGACCGGCGTGATGGCTGCTGCAACGGCGCTTGCCTCATCATAGGCCACATCACCCACCAGCCTCGACTTGCCCTCGCCCTTTTCAGGCGCGGGAATGCGGTTGATGCCGACATCGATCACGGTTGCGCCGGGCTTGACCCAATCGGCCTTGACCATTTGCGGGCGACCGACGGCGGCGACCAGAATATCCGCAGACTTGCAGACGGATGCCAGATCCTTGGTGCGGGAATGCGCCATGGTAACGGTGGCATTTGCGTTGAGGAGAAGCTGACCCATGGGCTTGCCGAAAAGGTTGGAGCGGCCGATCACGACGGCATTTAGGCCTGAAAGATCATCGCCATGAATGCTGCGGACCAGCAGCATGGAACCGGCAGGCGTGCAGGAGATAAGCCCGGTTTCCAGATCGCCGATGGCGAGCTTTCCGGCGTTCAGCGTGCTGAGGCCATCCACATCCTTTTCCGGCAGGATCAATTGGATGACCGGATCTGAATTAAGATGTTTCGGCAGCGGCAGCTGCACCAGAATGCCATGAATGGAGCTGTCTTCGTTCAGCGTCCGAACCAGCGCCTCGAGCTCTTCCTGAGTCGTCGTTTCGGCTAAGGTGTGCTGAATGGAATTGAAGCCGCACTGCTTCGCCATCTTGCTCTTGGAGTTCACATAGGCGTGGCTGGCTGGATCGTCACCGACGATTACGACTGCAAGTCCGGGCTTGGTACCGGTCTGTTGCTCCAGACGTTCGGACGCTTCGCGCACCGCATCCGTTACGGACGCTGCCTTCGCCTTGCCGTCAATCACCACCACCATATGCCTGCCTCCTGAGAACAATACAGCTTCATCGGAACCGCCTGCGCGATCCAACGCCGTAATGCTGTGCAGGGCTTTAGATTGCAAGGAAAATCAGAGCATCAGCCGCGCCGATGATTGATCTTCTCTTCGGTAACGTCGTCCAGTCTCGCCTTCAGCCGGGCAAGCTCCTGACGCAACGCCTTCACTTCTTCCGTTTCTGCCTGAGGGTGCTCCGCCTTGCCCTCAAGGGCAGCGGCAAGCAATGGCGGTAGCCGGAAGCCATCTTCCTTCTTCGCCACATCTTCCTCAGCGACGCGGTTCGACATCAGAACCTGACGGACGCGCTCATCGAGCGGAATGTCGTTTGCTGCTTCGAGATCGGTGAGTTCCTGCATTGGCTCATCCGCCGACGCGGTCTCCGGCTCTTCTACCGGAACCGGCTCGGCTTCGGGCTCGACCAGATCGTGGAAGATGTCGGGTTCCATTTCGACGAGTTCCGCCTGCTGGCTGGCAACAACCGGGTCTGCGTCGACAGCCTCTGGCTCCACAGGCTCGACCTCACTCGACTGTTCACTTTCTTCACGCCTGAAGCTCAGCACGAACAGCGCCATCAGCAGACCTGCAAGGCCACCACCCACGGCCATCATGGTCGATGTCGTGCCGTCCTTCTGGGCGATGCCCGGCAAGGCGGGCTTGCTCACGGCTGCGCTGATGCGCGGTGCGGCAAAGGGACCGGCCTTCTCGCTCGCTACCAGGTAATCGCGGCGGGCCTTGTCCAGTGCCTTTTCCAGCTTGGCGAGTTCATCCGGCGCAGTGCCCATTTCACCAAGCTGATGTTCCAGCGCAGATTTCTCTTCTGTCTGTTCATTCAGGGAGGCTGCCACTGTTTTCAGATCGGCCTTCACGCTCTCCAGCGCGCGGCGCATTGCGGGCATGGCTGCGGCACGAGCGGCATCGACGGCAGCTTGCGCCGCGATGGTGCGTGGATGCTTCGGCCCATGGTCGATGCTGACTTCAGCAAGCGCAAGCTTTGCGGTGCCATAGCTCTCCCGAACCTGCTCCAGAGAAACGAAGGCAGGCAGCGGCGGCAGTGTCTTCGTCAGAACATCATCCGCTTTCATGGCAGATGCCGTGTTGACGGCCTGCGAGAGATCATGCTCGCTTTGAGCCAGAGCCGAGAGATTGATATCCGCCTCATGCATCTTCTGCTGCAAGGTCTGCATACGTGAAACGGCATCATTACCATGGCGCATCTGGAAGCCGGTCAGCGCCGCTTCTGCCGCATCGAGCGCCTTGCGGGCGCTTTCGACCGCGCGCAACTCCGGCTCGGAATGGTCTCCCCCAACATCGCGGGCCACGCGTCGGGAAAGATAATCGACGATTTTCTGCGCCGCCTCAGGCGATGCTGCACTGGCGGTGATATCGATCTCGTCATTGGAGGCCGAGGCGATCGTCACGGAATTCTGCAAGGCAGCTTCGATGGCGCTCGCGGGAATTTCCGGTTCCTGCGTGCCGAGAACCATATCCAGCAGGATGCCGATCCGGCCCTGATCGTCCGCGCCGGTCACATCTCCGGCTTTCAGCTTCAGGTCGGAGACTGTGAGCGTCAGCGCCACTGGCGACAGCAGGTTCTGCTGCATGGTGGCGGCAAGACGCCGGGTCTCGATGATATTGCCGTTCAACGCAGTGACCTTCACCACTGCGTGCGACTGATAGGTCTCGGCATTTGGCGGAAAGACGATGCCGGGAAGGAATGCCCCAGCCGCAACGAAGCTGACGATGCATGCTGCCGAAAGCAGATGCCGCTTGAACATGGCGGGCCGAAGCTTTCCGCGAAGCCCTTCGATTGCTGGAATGACAAGCCTGTTTCTCAAGAGAACCATCGCAAACCCGTTGGGCTGTTGGAACCGCGCGTTTTGCCGGAAATA
This window contains:
- a CDS encoding carbohydrate ABC transporter permease, translated to MITQIVSALGVVIVGVFACAAYYWLSDKALQFIFPVRDGDVIHASRNLNKRAAVRPWLFVGPALLLLAVYLVYPVIATFILSFYDRTGTNPVGLANYRWALYDAGFRQSIFNNILWLAVVPAACTFLGLVIAVMTDRIWWGNIAKSIVFMPMAISFVGASVIWKFIYEYRGEGQTQIGLLNALVEFFGGTPQVWISMPFWNNFFLMVILIWIQTGFAMVILSAALRGIPEETVEAAVIDGANGWQIFWKILVPQIWGTIAVVWTTITILVLKVFDIVLTMTNGQWNTMVLANLMFDWMFRGGGDSGRSAVIALIIMAAVTPIMIWNIRQANREMEGR
- a CDS encoding ABC transporter substrate-binding protein, which codes for MKKTFLTTVAIATLLAGGSFAAELKFKPGEDSKFNWKSYEDFKTANASLKGQTLTIFGPWRGEDEALFQTVLAYFGDATGVNVRYSSSENYEQQIVIDTQAGSPPNVAILPQPGLLADLAAKGLLVPLGDETANWVKDNYGAGQSWVDLGSYKNKDGNKAYFAFPFKADVKSLVWYVPENFEEAGYKVPETMEDLIKLSDQIVADGGTPWCIGLGSGGATGWPATDWVEDIMLRTQPLDIYQKWTTNEVKFNDPRVVAAIDEFGKFAKNDKYVSGGVAAVASTDFRDSPKGLFDIPPKCYLHHQASFVPSFFPEGTKVGTDVDFFYMPTYASKPDLGKPVLGAGTLVTITKDSPAAKAFVEFLKTPIAHEVWMAQSSFLTPYKGVNTDTYANEQMKRQGEILTTATTFGFDGSDLMPGKIGAGAFWTGMVDFVGGKSADQVANDIQKAWDGLK
- a CDS encoding LacI family DNA-binding transcriptional regulator; translated protein: MNLKQLSQLLGISQTTISRALNGYPEVNAETRKKIIEAAQRTGYRPNAAAQRLATGKVGSIGLVMPTGPEHQSDVHFGEFLSGLGEVSAREGFHLVIMPTDPKDEESALKELAASGRVDGIYLAYMKKNDSRIAMMKSLSIPFMVHGRSWGVEPDYPFLDVDNEGAFHDAASLLLQLGHQNIALLNGPEGYDFTFRRYRGVESALAEQGHSLDPDNVSHSVMTDEAGFLTMERLLDQPKKPTAVLCASTALALGAIRSLNQRGLRPGRDISLIAHDDVLPLLKPVNFSVPLTTTRSSLRAAGLRVAERLIAQIKTGQTDPFQELWNAELVVRASTGPAPR
- the folD gene encoding bifunctional methylenetetrahydrofolate dehydrogenase/methenyltetrahydrofolate cyclohydrolase FolD, with the translated sequence MVVVIDGKAKAASVTDAVREASERLEQQTGTKPGLAVVIVGDDPASHAYVNSKSKMAKQCGFNSIQHTLAETTTQEELEALVRTLNEDSSIHGILVQLPLPKHLNSDPVIQLILPEKDVDGLSTLNAGKLAIGDLETGLISCTPAGSMLLVRSIHGDDLSGLNAVVIGRSNLFGKPMGQLLLNANATVTMAHSRTKDLASVCKSADILVAAVGRPQMVKADWVKPGATVIDVGINRIPAPEKGEGKSRLVGDVAYDEASAVAAAITPVPGGVGPMTIAMLMANTVIAAYRAQGKTAPKF